One genomic window of Arcobacter lacus includes the following:
- a CDS encoding YbaB/EbfC family nucleoid-associated protein has protein sequence MFDGLDLKNLNLGDMLNQFQDMAKSAQNENASRIFTSKAGGGMIEISINGNSEVVDLKIDDSLLEDKDSLQILLISCMNDVIKQSDENKKMMAMNLMGGLGSFGQK, from the coding sequence ATGTTTGATGGACTTGATTTAAAAAATTTGAATTTGGGTGATATGTTAAACCAATTTCAAGATATGGCAAAAAGTGCACAAAATGAAAATGCTTCAAGAATTTTTACTTCAAAAGCTGGTGGAGGAATGATAGAAATATCAATCAATGGAAATTCAGAAGTTGTTGATTTAAAAATTGATGATTCTCTTTTAGAAGATAAAGACTCTTTACAAATTTTACTTATCTCTTGTATGAATGATGTAATTAAACAAAGCGATGAAAATAAAAAAATGATGGCTATGAACTTAATGGGTGGTTTAGGCTCATTTGGACAAAAGTGA
- the panD gene encoding aspartate 1-decarboxylase yields the protein MTFEMLYSKIHRATVSDANLNYVGSITIDEDLMKAANLRVGQKVDIVNINNGERFQTYIIKGQAGSKDMCLNGAAARKVEIGDKIIVIAYATFSETELENYKPTVVLVDDKNNIELITHELEGGKYV from the coding sequence ATGACATTTGAAATGTTATACAGCAAAATTCATAGAGCAACTGTAAGTGACGCAAATCTGAATTATGTTGGTTCGATTACAATAGATGAAGATTTGATGAAAGCAGCTAATTTAAGAGTTGGTCAAAAAGTTGATATTGTAAATATTAATAATGGTGAAAGATTTCAAACTTATATTATAAAAGGGCAAGCAGGCTCTAAAGATATGTGCTTAAATGGAGCAGCAGCTAGAAAAGTAGAAATTGGCGATAAAATTATCGTTATTGCTTATGCAACTTTTAGTGAAACAGAACTTGAAAACTATAAACCAACAGTTGTTTTAGTTGATGATAAAAATAATATTGAATTAATAACTCATGAATTAGAAGGAGGTAAATATGTTTGA
- a CDS encoding peptidylprolyl isomerase, with the protein MKRILFILCCFTLFLNAANPIATFKTSKGDIEVELRPDLAPKAVENFVTHAKNGYYNGQIFHRVIKNFMIQGGDPTGTGAGGESIWKEDFADEFAKNAVFDKPGILAMANKGPNTNNSQFFITTVPTYWLNGYHTIFGYVINGFDVVKAIENVRTNGKYNGDKPLEDVKIISISIKE; encoded by the coding sequence ATGAAAAGAATTCTATTTATTCTTTGTTGTTTTACACTATTTTTAAATGCTGCTAATCCAATAGCTACATTTAAAACTTCAAAAGGTGATATTGAAGTTGAATTAAGACCAGACTTAGCTCCAAAGGCTGTTGAAAATTTTGTAACTCATGCAAAAAATGGATATTACAATGGTCAAATTTTTCATAGAGTTATTAAAAACTTTATGATTCAAGGTGGTGATCCAACAGGAACTGGAGCTGGTGGAGAATCTATTTGGAAAGAAGATTTTGCAGATGAGTTTGCAAAAAATGCTGTTTTTGATAAACCTGGAATTTTAGCTATGGCAAATAAAGGTCCAAATACAAACAATAGTCAATTTTTCATAACAACTGTTCCAACTTATTGGTTAAATGGTTATCACACTATTTTTGGATATGTTATAAATGGATTTGATGTAGTAAAAGCAATAGAAAACGTAAGAACAAATGGAAAATATAATGGAGATAAACCTTTAGAAGATGTAAAAATTATCTCTATATCTATAAAAGAGTAA
- a CDS encoding chemotaxis protein CheW has product MENNRDKAVSSSKITEFMTFELGAMKYAIELPKIKEILTYPDNITTLPNTSKWVKGLINSRGEVVPILDIRIKFNTGPAVYDENTSIITVITEDKRMIGIVVDLVDDVQKLDTSMLAQVAEMGSAIPPKYLKGYVRLDNNQMLVIMDIERVVDKEELQD; this is encoded by the coding sequence ATGGAAAATAATCGTGATAAAGCTGTAAGTTCTTCAAAGATTACTGAGTTTATGACATTTGAGTTAGGGGCAATGAAGTACGCAATTGAGTTGCCAAAGATTAAAGAAATTTTAACTTATCCAGATAATATTACAACTTTACCAAATACTTCAAAATGGGTAAAAGGTTTGATTAATTCAAGAGGAGAAGTTGTTCCTATTTTAGATATTAGAATAAAGTTCAACACAGGACCTGCTGTTTATGATGAAAATACTTCTATTATTACAGTTATTACTGAAGATAAAAGAATGATAGGAATAGTTGTAGATTTAGTTGATGATGTTCAAAAACTTGATACTAGTATGTTAGCACAAGTTGCAGAGATGGGTTCAGCGATTCCTCCTAAATATTTAAAAGGTTATGTTAGACTTGATAATAACCAAATGCTTGTAATCATGGATATCGAAAGAGTTGTTGATAAAGAAGAGTTACAAGACTGA
- the xseA gene encoding exodeoxyribonuclease VII large subunit yields the protein MNSPISVSTLNLQIKSLLETTFIQVYVEGEISNLTYHNSGHIYFSIKDENSTLSCVMFKGNTKYLKFQLENGLKIVITGSLTVYAPRGNYQLLCNKIEPSGIGSLSLAFEQLKIKLEAKGYFERSRKKTLPRYPKKIAIVTSPTGAAIEDMKKVATHRWSLVEFILIPTLVQGEGASLDIANSIKYADKLNCDIMIVGRGGGSIEDLWAFNEEIVANAIYEAKTPIISAVGHEVDYLISDFVADIRAATPSNAIEIALPDINEHRIYLDSLENEITNRFKNILFNKEQELKNMKKLFEQNSIETKFNFIQTQINFIKSSLKINLNQKFLSYQNQIDLLKSNYLSNHPDKKEKNGFVQISKSNKVINLADLKIGDEIELQTPKYIASCTLNKLLKQ from the coding sequence TTGAACTCACCAATTTCTGTATCAACTTTAAATCTTCAAATTAAATCTTTACTTGAAACTACATTTATTCAAGTTTATGTAGAAGGTGAGATTTCAAATCTTACTTATCATAACTCAGGACATATATATTTTTCAATAAAAGATGAAAATTCTACACTTTCTTGTGTAATGTTTAAAGGGAATACAAAATATCTAAAATTTCAACTTGAAAATGGTTTAAAAATAGTAATTACAGGAAGTTTAACAGTTTATGCTCCAAGAGGAAATTATCAACTTTTATGTAATAAAATAGAACCTTCTGGAATAGGAAGTTTATCTTTAGCTTTTGAACAATTAAAAATTAAACTTGAAGCAAAAGGTTACTTTGAAAGAAGCAGAAAAAAAACTTTACCAAGATATCCTAAAAAAATAGCAATAGTAACTTCTCCAACTGGTGCTGCAATAGAAGATATGAAAAAAGTAGCAACTCATCGTTGGTCTTTAGTAGAGTTTATATTAATCCCAACTTTAGTTCAAGGTGAGGGGGCAAGTTTAGACATAGCAAATTCTATAAAATATGCTGATAAATTAAACTGTGATATTATGATTGTTGGACGAGGTGGAGGAAGTATAGAAGACTTGTGGGCTTTTAATGAAGAGATTGTTGCAAATGCAATTTATGAAGCAAAAACTCCAATTATTTCAGCAGTTGGACATGAAGTTGATTATTTAATTTCAGATTTTGTTGCTGATATTCGAGCTGCAACTCCATCAAATGCAATTGAAATAGCACTTCCAGATATAAATGAACATAGAATTTACCTTGATTCTTTAGAAAATGAAATTACAAATAGATTTAAAAATATTTTATTCAATAAAGAACAAGAGTTAAAAAATATGAAAAAATTATTTGAACAAAACTCTATTGAAACAAAATTCAATTTCATACAAACTCAAATTAATTTTATAAAGTCATCATTGAAAATAAATTTGAATCAAAAATTTTTAAGTTATCAAAATCAAATAGATTTACTAAAATCAAATTATTTATCAAATCATCCAGATAAAAAAGAGAAAAATGGTTTTGTACAAATTAGCAAAAGCAATAAAGTTATAAATTTAGCAGATTTAAAAATTGGAGATGAAATAGAGTTACAAACTCCAAAGTATATTGCAAGTTGTACTTTAAATAAATTACTAAAACAATAG
- the ubiE gene encoding bifunctional demethylmenaquinone methyltransferase/2-methoxy-6-polyprenyl-1,4-benzoquinol methylase UbiE, with amino-acid sequence MEKQEKIVSMFNNIAGTYDIANRVLSMGIDKSWRNKACNKTFELYAKKDIEKIVDVACGTGDMILFWQQVAKENGINLKNIIGVDPSVGMMEVGKKKLPDVEFIEAYATQMPLIDKSADIISISYGIRNVVQRQEAFDEFARVLKKDGLVVINEFTKNKKENLLDHLTDFYLNKVLPVLGGLISKNKEAYRYLPDSIDEFLTTENLCKELKQSGLEPVYVKAFSMNISTLIIAKKI; translated from the coding sequence ATGGAAAAACAAGAAAAAATTGTATCGATGTTTAATAATATAGCAGGAACTTATGATATAGCAAATAGAGTTTTATCAATGGGAATTGATAAATCTTGGAGAAATAAAGCTTGTAATAAAACTTTTGAATTGTATGCAAAAAAAGATATAGAAAAGATAGTTGATGTTGCTTGTGGAACAGGTGATATGATACTTTTTTGGCAACAAGTCGCAAAAGAAAATGGTATAAATTTAAAAAATATTATTGGTGTTGATCCAAGCGTTGGTATGATGGAAGTTGGTAAGAAAAAACTTCCTGATGTTGAATTTATAGAAGCTTATGCTACACAAATGCCTTTGATTGATAAAAGTGCAGATATTATCTCTATTTCTTATGGTATTAGAAATGTAGTTCAAAGACAAGAAGCTTTTGATGAGTTTGCAAGAGTTTTGAAAAAAGATGGTTTAGTTGTAATAAATGAATTTACTAAAAATAAAAAAGAGAATTTACTTGATCATTTAACTGATTTTTATTTAAACAAAGTTCTTCCAGTTTTAGGTGGATTAATCTCTAAAAATAAAGAAGCTTACAGATATTTACCTGATTCAATTGATGAGTTTTTAACAACTGAGAATTTATGTAAAGAGTTAAAACAATCAGGTTTAGAGCCAGTTTATGTGAAAGCTTTTTCTATGAATATTTCAACTTTAATTATTGCAAAAAAAATATAG
- a CDS encoding P-loop NTPase family protein, protein MIIIPQTKGGVGKSTVAMQVIAPYLYKKHGKKITYIEIDDENNDSRSFTRTEIVDKRMLGTNKITDLDELILMDDKHEVIVDVGGNKTSSLVLDEIKKVGSFGNVKWIIPLGDGELDGKNAIATMKKIKKIEKNPEDNLIFALTRAISMDEDYYNEQFINFFGHKYLDSNSVICDFVKDPKYFPVKNDKIITMSRYLGSTVWEMAYNNTDFAAKAMSAKELGDIEAARKYLFFRRIQTEAKDYVLNTLNRIFCDLDKWIEIKK, encoded by the coding sequence ATGATAATAATTCCTCAAACAAAAGGTGGCGTTGGAAAATCCACAGTTGCTATGCAAGTAATCGCACCTTATTTATATAAAAAGCATGGTAAAAAGATAACTTACATAGAAATTGATGATGAAAATAATGATTCAAGATCTTTTACAAGAACAGAAATTGTAGATAAAAGAATGCTTGGAACAAACAAAATAACAGATTTAGATGAACTAATCTTAATGGATGATAAACATGAAGTTATAGTTGATGTTGGTGGAAATAAAACATCTTCTTTAGTTCTTGATGAGATAAAAAAAGTTGGTTCATTTGGAAATGTAAAATGGATTATTCCTTTAGGTGATGGTGAGCTTGATGGAAAAAATGCAATTGCAACTATGAAAAAAATTAAAAAAATTGAAAAAAATCCAGAAGATAATCTAATCTTTGCATTAACAAGAGCTATTTCTATGGATGAAGATTATTATAATGAGCAATTTATTAATTTTTTCGGACATAAATATCTTGATTCAAATTCTGTAATTTGTGATTTTGTAAAAGATCCAAAATATTTTCCAGTTAAAAATGACAAGATTATAACAATGAGTAGATATTTAGGAAGTACTGTTTGGGAAATGGCTTATAATAATACTGATTTTGCAGCAAAAGCTATGAGTGCAAAAGAATTAGGAGATATTGAAGCAGCAAGAAAATATCTCTTTTTTAGAAGAATACAAACAGAAGCAAAAGATTATGTATTAAATACTTTAAATAGAATTTTTTGTGATTTAGATAAATGGATAGAAATTAAAAAATGA
- a CDS encoding TIGR00282 family metallophosphoesterase: MRIGFIGDIVGRPGRKIIKENLIKIKAEFNIDFIIANGENASHGFGLTVDSAKELFKSGIDLITGGNHSFDKKKDMLALLETSNVLRPDNYPEGLVGSGVKICEIKDEKLAVINLMGQYGMPIVENPFNWAKKLISKLQEENIKNIFIDFHAEATSEKRIMLMMLKNQVSAICGTHTHVGTDDLQIFENTAYLTDIGLTGCYDNVIGMDAKIPIQKVTTGISGHFEVPNSCKSILQMMVVDIEDGIAKNSFKIKKYCNSSDLIITQAIII, translated from the coding sequence ATGAGAATAGGATTTATAGGCGATATTGTTGGACGACCTGGAAGAAAAATTATAAAAGAAAATTTGATAAAAATAAAAGCTGAGTTTAATATAGATTTTATAATAGCAAATGGAGAAAATGCAAGTCATGGTTTTGGATTAACTGTTGACAGTGCTAAAGAGCTTTTTAAAAGTGGAATAGATTTAATAACTGGTGGAAATCATAGTTTTGATAAGAAAAAAGATATGTTAGCTTTACTTGAAACTTCAAATGTTTTAAGACCAGATAATTATCCAGAAGGTTTAGTTGGAAGTGGAGTAAAAATTTGTGAAATAAAAGATGAAAAACTTGCAGTTATAAATTTAATGGGACAATATGGTATGCCAATTGTTGAAAATCCTTTTAATTGGGCAAAAAAATTAATTTCAAAACTTCAAGAAGAAAATATTAAAAATATTTTTATAGATTTTCATGCTGAAGCAACAAGTGAAAAAAGAATAATGTTAATGATGTTAAAAAATCAAGTAAGTGCTATTTGTGGAACTCATACTCATGTTGGAACAGATGATTTACAAATCTTTGAAAATACAGCATATTTAACAGATATTGGATTGACAGGTTGTTATGATAATGTTATTGGAATGGATGCAAAAATTCCTATACAAAAAGTAACGACAGGTATAAGTGGACATTTTGAAGTTCCAAACTCATGTAAATCGATTTTACAAATGATGGTTGTTGATATTGAAGATGGTATTGCAAAAAATAGTTTTAAGATAAAAAAATATTGTAATAGTTCAGATTTGATAATCACTCAAGCAATTATTATTTAA
- a CDS encoding PAS domain-containing sensor histidine kinase, with the protein MRVSFYIKLFLAFILFATLILGFISYLFNNFYTIYDNKQDSQISQNILNQQEDKFLSYLKKYNEKLLLIQSIIPEFKNQNEIKNFIENVVFEDENIIAFKVVALDSKEILKLFNQKNTKSDKDYRLKNLFSKSYFKEMRVLKYKEVLFHCDEDISKTINFIIRNKDDFYILKIDLENILQSLSSDFSKKTLILDPKGTFLNDFKSSSFKEEDYFSKKVYIDNKKYFTFLIKKKSESKKDFIEQYHKSIIISGFFIAFFIALIFSVIISKLNRNIEEDNKKLDLNIKEKYLKLNENQEIMDNHIMFIRIDKNGFITKVSKAFCYFLGFSEAELIGHDYKILIHKDIKKLGRMVRKRLNEKIFHLNEIKGAKKDGELFWVDLLIEVIFENDQIDSYNIICTDRTNKKKIENLYNNLNNQIDEYDAIFENVHSGIALIDLDGKFVKLNSKMGELLGYTSYELLTMTCIDVVEDDSKTILDKILKEIDDIGNISKLEKIFIKKDKTPIHLELSLSLLSDKQRVVFVINSLEDKRKLQELNLDLAEKIKQEVEKNIQKDKFHQQEQLKNAKLTYIGSLAAGITHEINTPLTYIKGNLEMMSYDILDLPDGDIKDRMLLDSEKMKEGINRIANIVESMREMAQSSKEVKEKTNIYSTLITSLTMVHNRSKQISRIYLNNEQFDINNIDKNQFSFFSKVQKQRIEQVWVIVINNALDELIKIENYENRNLNIFLYEEENEIIVKFKDNAGGIKEDIINDIFEPFVSSKDHSGMGIGLNIAKKIIEEQNGTITAYNEDEGAVFEIKLKKYIDESR; encoded by the coding sequence ATGAGAGTTTCGTTTTATATAAAATTATTTTTAGCATTTATTTTATTTGCTACTCTTATATTAGGATTTATTAGTTATCTTTTTAATAATTTTTATACTATTTATGATAATAAACAAGATAGTCAAATTAGTCAAAATATTTTAAATCAGCAAGAAGATAAGTTTTTATCATATTTAAAAAAATATAATGAAAAATTGTTGCTTATTCAATCTATTATTCCAGAGTTTAAAAATCAAAATGAAATTAAAAATTTTATTGAAAATGTAGTTTTTGAAGATGAAAATATAATAGCTTTTAAAGTAGTAGCTTTAGACTCTAAAGAAATATTGAAATTATTTAATCAAAAAAATACAAAATCAGATAAAGATTATCGATTAAAGAATTTATTTTCTAAAAGTTATTTTAAAGAGATGCGAGTTTTAAAATACAAAGAAGTTTTATTTCACTGCGATGAAGATATCTCAAAAACTATCAACTTTATTATTAGAAATAAAGATGATTTTTATATTTTAAAAATTGACTTGGAAAATATTCTACAAAGTTTATCTAGTGATTTTTCTAAAAAAACTTTAATACTTGATCCTAAAGGGACATTTTTAAATGATTTCAAATCAAGTTCATTTAAAGAAGAAGATTATTTTTCAAAAAAAGTTTATATTGATAATAAAAAATATTTTACTTTTTTAATAAAGAAAAAAAGTGAATCAAAAAAAGATTTTATAGAACAATATCACAAATCTATTATAATTTCAGGATTTTTTATAGCTTTTTTTATAGCTTTGATTTTTTCAGTAATAATTTCTAAATTAAATAGGAATATTGAAGAAGACAATAAAAAATTAGATTTAAATATAAAAGAAAAATATTTAAAACTAAATGAAAATCAAGAAATTATGGATAATCATATTATGTTTATTCGTATAGATAAAAATGGATTTATAACAAAAGTAAGTAAAGCTTTTTGCTATTTTTTAGGTTTTTCTGAAGCTGAATTGATAGGACATGATTATAAAATATTAATTCATAAAGATATAAAAAAATTGGGACGAATGGTAAGAAAACGATTAAATGAAAAAATTTTTCATTTAAATGAAATAAAAGGTGCAAAAAAAGATGGTGAACTTTTTTGGGTTGATTTACTTATTGAAGTAATTTTTGAAAATGATCAAATTGATTCTTATAATATAATTTGTACAGATAGAACAAACAAGAAAAAAATAGAAAATTTATATAATAATTTAAATAATCAAATTGATGAATATGATGCTATTTTTGAAAATGTTCATAGTGGAATTGCTTTGATTGATTTAGATGGAAAATTTGTGAAACTAAATAGTAAAATGGGTGAACTTCTAGGTTATACAAGTTATGAATTGTTGACAATGACTTGTATAGATGTTGTAGAAGATGACTCAAAAACTATTTTAGACAAAATATTAAAAGAGATAGATGACATAGGAAATATCTCAAAATTGGAAAAAATATTTATTAAAAAAGATAAAACACCGATTCATTTAGAGCTTTCTTTAAGTCTTTTAAGTGATAAACAAAGAGTTGTTTTTGTGATAAATTCTTTGGAAGATAAAAGAAAATTACAAGAGTTAAATTTAGATTTGGCAGAAAAAATTAAACAAGAAGTTGAAAAAAATATTCAAAAAGATAAGTTCCATCAACAAGAACAACTAAAAAATGCAAAATTGACTTATATTGGATCATTAGCCGCTGGAATTACACATGAAATAAATACTCCACTTACTTATATAAAAGGTAACCTTGAAATGATGTCTTATGATATTTTGGATTTACCAGATGGAGATATAAAAGATAGAATGTTACTTGATAGTGAAAAAATGAAAGAGGGAATAAATAGAATTGCAAATATTGTTGAATCAATGAGAGAAATGGCTCAAAGTAGCAAAGAAGTAAAAGAAAAAACAAATATTTATAGCACTTTAATAACTTCTTTAACAATGGTACACAATCGCTCAAAACAAATAAGTAGAATTTACTTAAATAATGAGCAGTTTGATATAAATAATATAGATAAAAATCAGTTTTCATTTTTTAGTAAAGTGCAAAAACAAAGAATAGAACAAGTTTGGGTTATAGTTATAAATAATGCTCTTGATGAGTTAATAAAAATTGAAAATTATGAAAATAGAAATTTAAATATTTTCTTATATGAAGAAGAAAATGAAATAATTGTAAAATTTAAAGATAATGCAGGAGGAATAAAAGAAGATATAATAAATGATATCTTTGAACCATTTGTATCATCAAAAGATCACAGTGGAATGGGAATTGGTTTAAATATAGCTAAAAAAATTATAGAAGAACAAAATGGAACTATAACAGCATATAATGAAGATGAAGGTGCAGTTTTTGAAATAAAATTAAAAAAATATATAGATGAAAGTAGATAA
- a CDS encoding PAS domain-containing sensor histidine kinase yields the protein MNDKNLFFRYFFYFLISFFLIILFLDFFKEKEFETSLKNYKQNTYKEYLNYYNTYMNNSELIYFNEFIKNKKTIKILKSNLDLASLKKEFYEELELSLSFYSILDLDELSIYNPKEELIFSLKDNLKDNFTSKVVQKVVLNKKEEVSFKILEKNIYILFSKPIFDEKLNFLGVVNIEFKLETLIKNMKKDNHIEYKEIISNDFNFENIIKISEQQKKELINNFGNKKEVSLIIEDRYTNIPVVFIPIFYSDFYKNSIYLMSYDLDKKNQIEKINSFYNKLLVILNLIAFFIIFIIYKMVNIKSQRDFINKKYENIFEQVDNYIIKVDLDLQGNVVFATKSFYKVSGYSQEEIIGKNINLLRHPDMSNMFFKNLWETLKIEGYWQGEIKNRDKFGNTYWIKSIIFPRYNLKNEIVGYSSIRTDITDTKQFEKINKLLKEDLSNKLNDIKVRDKNLVESAKVALMSKILDSLGHQWKVPISRIFFEILRLKNLKKDDISEKNLRDIEKNIESELKSLSDILNEIKYIFNPRKSENSNLLAVANESLSYLKNELEKHNIEVKLDIDKEIHINILFAELKNIIINILKNCIEQVDLNRVENVKICVSAIYENMNDNILIKIEDNIKSKNKKIILDEILSSEEKYFDTSIYLAKLLIEKNSGLFWCKNSEDETKYYIKLTKEIK from the coding sequence ATGAATGACAAAAACCTATTTTTTAGGTATTTTTTCTATTTTTTAATCTCTTTTTTTTTAATAATTCTATTTTTAGATTTTTTTAAAGAAAAAGAGTTTGAAACTTCTTTGAAAAATTATAAACAAAATACATATAAAGAGTATTTGAACTATTACAATACTTATATGAACAATTCTGAACTAATTTATTTTAATGAATTCATAAAAAACAAAAAAACTATAAAAATATTAAAAAGTAATTTAGATTTGGCTTCACTGAAAAAAGAGTTTTATGAAGAACTTGAACTCAGTTTATCTTTTTATTCAATTTTAGATTTAGATGAATTAAGTATTTATAATCCTAAAGAAGAGTTGATTTTTAGTTTAAAAGATAATTTAAAAGATAACTTTACATCAAAAGTTGTACAAAAAGTTGTTTTAAATAAAAAAGAAGAAGTTAGTTTTAAAATTCTTGAAAAAAATATTTATATTCTATTTTCAAAACCAATTTTTGATGAAAAACTAAATTTTTTAGGTGTAGTAAATATAGAATTTAAGTTAGAAACTTTAATAAAAAATATGAAAAAAGATAATCATATTGAATATAAAGAGATTATTTCAAATGACTTTAATTTTGAAAATATTATCAAAATATCTGAACAACAAAAAAAAGAGTTAATAAATAACTTTGGTAATAAAAAAGAAGTTAGTTTAATTATTGAAGATAGATATACAAATATTCCAGTAGTTTTTATACCAATTTTTTATTCTGATTTTTATAAAAATAGTATCTATTTAATGAGTTATGATTTAGATAAAAAAAATCAAATAGAGAAGATAAATAGTTTTTACAATAAATTATTGGTAATTCTAAATTTAATAGCATTTTTTATAATTTTTATTATTTATAAAATGGTAAATATTAAATCACAAAGAGATTTTATAAATAAAAAGTATGAAAATATTTTTGAACAAGTTGATAATTATATTATAAAAGTTGATTTGGATTTACAAGGAAATGTTGTTTTTGCAACTAAAAGTTTTTATAAAGTTTCTGGATATTCGCAAGAAGAGATTATAGGAAAAAATATAAATCTTTTAAGACATCCAGATATGTCGAATATGTTCTTTAAAAACCTTTGGGAAACTCTAAAAATTGAAGGATATTGGCAAGGTGAAATAAAAAATAGAGATAAATTTGGAAATACATATTGGATAAAATCTATTATTTTCCCAAGATATAATCTAAAAAATGAAATAGTAGGATATAGTTCAATAAGAACAGATATAACTGATACTAAGCAGTTTGAAAAAATAAATAAACTGTTAAAAGAAGATTTATCAAATAAATTAAATGACATAAAAGTGAGAGATAAAAATTTAGTAGAAAGTGCAAAAGTTGCTTTAATGTCAAAAATTTTAGACTCTTTAGGACACCAATGGAAAGTTCCAATTTCAAGAATATTTTTTGAAATACTAAGATTAAAAAATCTTAAAAAAGATGACATTTCAGAAAAGAATCTAAGAGATATTGAAAAAAATATAGAATCAGAACTAAAAAGTTTATCAGATATCTTAAATGAAATTAAATATATTTTTAATCCAAGAAAAAGTGAAAATTCAAATCTTTTAGCTGTTGCAAATGAGTCACTTAGCTACTTAAAAAATGAATTAGAAAAACATAATATAGAAGTGAAATTAGATATTGATAAAGAAATTCATATAAACATCTTATTTGCTGAGTTAAAAAATATAATAATAAATATATTAAAAAATTGTATTGAACAAGTAGATTTAAATAGAGTTGAAAATGTAAAAATATGCGTAAGTGCAATTTATGAGAATATGAATGATAATATTCTTATTAAAATAGAAGATAATATAAAAAGCAAAAATAAAAAAATTATACTTGATGAAATACTATCTTCAGAAGAAAAATATTTTGATACATCTATATACTTGGCTAAATTACTTATTGAAAAAAACAGTGGATTATTTTGGTGTAAAAATAGTGAAGATGAAACTAAATATTATATAAAACTAACAAAAGAGATTAAATGA
- a CDS encoding response regulator — MDKKYSIAIIDDEVEILNLLSRFLSRNPKFSVASYANPLAALESLNINNYDIILLDIMMPQMNGLEVLEKIKEKNENQKVIMMTAYSTLDKVLKSHKEGATNYVMKPFDSLQHLEKKIIDILEKH; from the coding sequence ATGGATAAAAAATATTCAATAGCTATCATCGATGATGAAGTAGAAATTTTAAATCTTCTAAGTAGATTTTTAAGTAGAAATCCAAAATTCTCAGTAGCAAGTTATGCAAATCCTCTTGCTGCATTGGAATCTTTGAATATCAATAATTATGATATTATCTTATTAGATATTATGATGCCACAAATGAACGGATTAGAAGTTCTTGAAAAAATAAAAGAAAAAAATGAAAATCAAAAAGTTATTATGATGACAGCATATTCAACTTTAGATAAGGTTCTAAAGTCTCATAAAGAGGGTGCTACGAATTATGTTATGAAACCTTTTGATTCTTTACAACATTTAGAAAAAAAGATAATAGATATTTTAGAGAAACACTAA